One Apodemus sylvaticus chromosome 23, mApoSyl1.1, whole genome shotgun sequence genomic window carries:
- the LOC127673739 gene encoding sperm motility kinase Y-like: MSVDEPTGSVSLCGKTSSGSWSSCSSQDTWNYSGGSISSDSIPTHSEEELPPFSFEPHISEEEDFHSQYKVLRTIGQGSNAKVLLAQHRLTGTPVAIKVLEKGKQWFQSAMMEANIMRTLNHPNIISLLQVIETTKSIYLVMEFFEGQQLYQYIKNSGHIEEDEAWKIFKQLIAAVSYCHEHGIVHRDLKPDNILIDNNGKIKIIDFGLSTKVKPGQMLSQHCGSYSFGAPEFFLGKRYDGTKSDSWTLGVVLYLMIVGKVPFDSVIIHELQRQVVAGVYPAPCGVSQELEDLLSLLLTIHPTYRPTPMEVMLHPWFKGDWKMFPNPCKDLIPARADPTIVQAMEYLGFRAQDILESLRKQKYNQAMACYTLLKGQALQRHVYSTVTQTVSPVAAPFPTIDAAAAFTLGMKTSRSAPILGPLVSPSYTGQESTYGQKARQRAGRTSTGPDFLHLRPLQWKPTEDQQHIFAMSVPCINTTTRITENSSNSIPEDNPLSHSASENKPIPSRARAQPRGFRGWAKRVRNAMRRLCCCFTGGNQSRRRQHRVSPQK; the protein is encoded by the exons ATGTCTGTGGATGAGCCCACAggatctgtgagcctctgtgggaagacatctagtggttcctggagcagctgcagcagccaggacacatggAACTACAGTGGAG gtAGCATTAGTAGTGATTCAATACCTACACATAGTGAGGAGGAGTTACCACCATTCAGCTTCGAGCCCCATATCTCTGAGGAGGAAGACTTCCACTCCCAATACAAAGTCTTGAGGACCATCGGGCAAGGGAGTAACGCCAAGGTCCTCCTGGCCCAACACCGGCTCACAGGCACACCTGTGGCCATCAAAGTTCTTGAAAAGGGCAAGCAGTGGTTCCAGTCAGCCATGATGGAGGCCAATATAATGAGAACACTCAACCATCCCAACATCATCTCACTTCTACAAGTGATTGAGACCACAAAAAGCATATACCTGGTAATGGAATTTTTTGAAGGACAACAACTCTACCAATACATCAAAAATTCTGGCCACATAGAGGAGGACGAGGCctggaaaatatttaaacaacTAATAGCTGCCGTGAGCTACTGCCATGAACATGGTATCGTGCACAGGGACCTGAAACCTGATAACATCCTGATCGATAACaatggaaaaatcaaaataatcgaCTTTGGCCTTAGTACCAAAGTCAAACCTGGTCAAATGCTCAGTCAGCACTGTGGTTCCTACTCTTTTGGTGCCCCAGAATTCTTCCTCGGTAAAAGATACGATGGTACCAAAAGCGACTCGTGGACCTTAGGTGTGGTCCTGTATTTGATGATTGTCGGGAAGGTGCCTTTTGATTCTGTGATCATCCATGAACTGCAAAGACAAGTTGTGGCAGGAGTATATCCTGCCCCCTGTGGGGTCTCACAAGAACTAGAGGACTTGCTTAGTCTATTACTGACCATCCACCCTACATATAGGCCCACACCCATGGAGGTGATGCTGCACCCCTGGTTTAAAGGGGACTGGAAGATGTTCCCAAATCCCTGTAAGGATCTAATCCCTGCCAGGGCAGACCCTACCATTGTCcaagccatggaatatcttggcttccgAGCTCAAGACATTCTCGAGTCACTACGTAAACAGAAATATAACCAAGCCATGGCTTGCTATACTTTACTAAAAGGACAGGCTCTCCAGAGACATGTCTACTCAACAGTGACTCAGACAGTGAGTCCAGTGGCAGCCCCATTCCCGACcattgatgctgctgctgcttttactTTAGGAATGAAGACAAGCAGAAGTGCTCCTATACTTGGCCCACTGGTCTCACCATCCTACACTGGTCAAGAGTCTACCTATGGCCAGAAGGCTAGGCAAAGAGCAGGAAGAACATCCACTGGGCCTGATTTTCTTCACTTGCGGCCACTCCAGTGGAAACCCACAGAGGACCAACAACACATATTTGCCATGAGTGTCCCCTGTATTAACACAACAACCAGAATCACTGAAAACAGCAGCAATTCGATCCCAGAAGACAATCCCCTCTCCCACAGTGCCTCAGAGAATAAGCCCATCCCCAGCAGGGCCAGGGCCCAGCCCCGAGGCTTCAGGGGATGGGCCAAGAGGGTACGAAATGCCATGAGGAGACTCTGTTGCTGCTTTACAGGAGGAAATCAATCTCGCCGCAGGCAGCACAGAGTCTCCCCCCAGAAATGA